GCCTGCAAACCAGCTGCCCGCTGAGTTCCCGTTTTTCAGCTACGAAGGCACCCCGTTCATTCAGCTGGATGAAGCCGCTATTACGGCCGTTGCGGCCGAATGCTGCAAGATCAACGACGAGCTGCAACGCTCCCTGCCAGGGCAGGAGCAGGCCGTGAAAATGCACCTCTACCTGCTGCTGCTGGAAGTAAAAAGAAGTTATCTGGCACAACAACTGCACTTAACGCAAACGGATACACGTAATACCTACCTGGTGGCCCGTTTCAAAAAGCTGGTCAGTCAGCATTTTCTTACCAGGAAAAGAGTGGCCGACTATGCCTCCCTGCTGGGCGTTACGCCCAATCACCTGAACCGCACGGTAAAAGAAACGACCGGCCACACTGCATCTGCGGCCATTGCCGATATGCTGCTGCAGGAGGCCAAAGCAGTGCTACGTTATACGGATACTTCCGTAGCGGAGATCTCCTATCAACTCAATTTCAGCGATCCTGCCGGTTTTAACCGCTTCTTCCGCGAACAAACCGGACAAACACCACTGGCCTACCGGAAGAATGCATGATCCGGTTAATACAATGCATAATACGGATAACAATCGCTTCCCGTTTCTGCTCCAATTTTACAGTCATAAAACAGCATGTTTATGTCACAGAAATTCGGAAATAAAAAAGTGATCATTGCCGGAGGCTCTTCAGGAATAGGACTGGCTACAGCAGCTATGCTGGCCGCTCAACAGGCAGAGGTAACCATCACCGGCCGTAATGCAGATAAATTGTCCCAGGCAGCCAGTGCCTATCCGGGAATTCGT
The genomic region above belongs to Chitinophaga sp. 180180018-3 and contains:
- a CDS encoding AraC family transcriptional regulator; the encoded protein is MTNFKDEFSETPMNGKNTTAKIPSYVLHNFRHLHRQEGDTSGFGYNSLAPEKRIPGFEIYSSEGLKPAMGPLKSDFYRISITLSGGVDVRLGLEEFRHRAGTLSFTFPGQIFSKSNMSADTFGYYILFNADFLQQFLPANQLPAEFPFFSYEGTPFIQLDEAAITAVAAECCKINDELQRSLPGQEQAVKMHLYLLLLEVKRSYLAQQLHLTQTDTRNTYLVARFKKLVSQHFLTRKRVADYASLLGVTPNHLNRTVKETTGHTASAAIADMLLQEAKAVLRYTDTSVAEISYQLNFSDPAGFNRFFREQTGQTPLAYRKNA